One window from the genome of Thermus sediminis encodes:
- a CDS encoding NAD(P)/FAD-dependent oxidoreductase: MWDVLVVGGGPSGLSAALFLARAGLRVLVLDGGRSQVLTVSRVPNYPGLLDEPSGEELLERLREHARRYGAEIRQGVVQGVRDMGGVFAVETGEGVVEAERLLLCTHKDPTLPSLLGLTRRGVFIDADEGGRTSYPRVYAAGVARGKVPGHAIVSAGDGAYVAVQLVSDLRGEPYKDHAK, from the coding sequence ATGTGGGATGTGCTGGTGGTGGGCGGGGGGCCTTCAGGGCTCTCCGCCGCCCTATTCCTGGCCCGGGCGGGCCTTCGGGTGCTGGTTCTGGACGGGGGGCGTTCCCAGGTCCTCACGGTGAGCCGGGTTCCCAACTACCCCGGGCTTCTGGACGAGCCTTCGGGCGAGGAGCTTTTGGAGCGCCTAAGGGAGCACGCCCGCCGCTACGGGGCGGAGATCCGCCAGGGCGTGGTCCAGGGCGTGCGGGACATGGGGGGGGTCTTTGCGGTGGAGACGGGGGAGGGGGTGGTAGAGGCGGAGAGGCTTCTCCTTTGCACCCACAAGGACCCCACCCTGCCTTCCCTGCTGGGCCTTACCCGCAGGGGGGTCTTTATAGATGCTGACGAAGGGGGGCGGACCAGCTACCCCCGGGTCTACGCCGCCGGGGTGGCCCGGGGCAAGGTGCCGGGCCACGCCATCGTGAGCGCCGGGGATGGGGCCTATGTGGCCGTACAGCTGGTCTCCGACCTCAGGGGCGAACCCTACAAGGACCACGCCAAATAG
- a CDS encoding PASTA domain-containing protein — MLLDDRYPVLETLREEAGVTLFRVEGGWVYFFAVKTPEDKERFYRYRAAVRRLQELGLLEAQISAKPGRHYVFFTEKPLSGKPPPKEALAALAPLGFGGDHLAMAEEGVAYLSPWPLKGRKGATGRGRGFLLGVAPGLLLLALGLWLFSQGLYRYFNPPEYPVPDLVGKTAREAFLLLKDTGLRLEVSEGNDPTKPKEVVLAQEPPPGTRLREGRTVRLTLNQARLNPLPNLQGLREEAAEARLGELGFRVEAKALLESPEPLGTVLATDPPPGTPLAPGAGVRLLLSRGQGVGSTVPLPQLTGLTREEALFLLNAAGLQAQVEEVPAGAPPGMVLAQEPAPGTPMPPGGGVRLRVAVRGEVLLPPAPPKPRERTLNLTLSLPPEATGRQVRLVLWDERGEQVLYEGPGQEGLGLEGAYTIQGEARFRLYLDGFLYQEWTP, encoded by the coding sequence ATGCTCTTGGACGACCGCTACCCGGTGCTGGAAACCCTGAGGGAGGAGGCAGGGGTCACCCTCTTTCGCGTGGAGGGCGGGTGGGTGTATTTCTTTGCGGTCAAGACTCCCGAGGACAAGGAGCGCTTCTACCGCTACCGAGCTGCGGTGCGCCGCTTGCAGGAGCTAGGGCTCCTGGAGGCCCAAATCTCCGCCAAGCCCGGGCGGCACTACGTCTTCTTTACGGAAAAGCCCCTCTCCGGCAAACCTCCTCCTAAAGAGGCCCTGGCCGCCCTGGCTCCCCTGGGGTTTGGCGGGGACCACCTGGCCATGGCCGAAGAGGGGGTGGCCTACCTCTCCCCTTGGCCCCTGAAGGGGAGGAAGGGGGCCACGGGAAGAGGGCGAGGCTTCCTCCTGGGGGTGGCCCCCGGCCTGCTCCTCCTCGCCCTGGGCCTCTGGCTTTTCTCCCAGGGGCTTTACCGCTACTTCAACCCCCCGGAGTACCCCGTTCCAGACCTGGTGGGCAAGACCGCCCGGGAGGCCTTCCTGCTCCTCAAGGACACGGGGCTCAGGCTGGAGGTTAGCGAGGGGAACGACCCCACCAAGCCCAAGGAGGTGGTCCTGGCCCAAGAGCCCCCGCCCGGCACCCGGCTGAGGGAGGGGCGCACCGTGCGCCTCACCCTCAACCAGGCCCGCCTCAACCCCCTGCCCAACCTCCAGGGCCTGAGGGAGGAGGCAGCGGAGGCAAGGCTAGGGGAGCTGGGCTTCCGGGTGGAGGCCAAGGCCCTCTTGGAAAGCCCGGAGCCTCTGGGAACGGTCCTGGCCACCGACCCGCCCCCCGGAACCCCCCTGGCCCCGGGGGCTGGGGTGCGCCTCCTCCTCTCCCGGGGGCAGGGAGTGGGGTCCACGGTCCCCCTGCCCCAGCTCACGGGCCTCACCCGGGAGGAGGCCCTCTTCCTCCTCAACGCCGCTGGGCTCCAGGCCCAGGTGGAGGAGGTGCCCGCCGGAGCCCCTCCGGGCATGGTTCTGGCCCAGGAGCCCGCTCCCGGAACCCCCATGCCCCCGGGGGGCGGGGTGCGCCTGAGGGTGGCGGTGCGGGGCGAGGTCCTCCTTCCCCCGGCGCCCCCCAAACCGAGGGAGCGCACCCTAAACCTGACCCTGAGCCTTCCTCCGGAGGCCACAGGCCGCCAGGTGCGCCTGGTGCTTTGGGACGAGAGGGGGGAGCAGGTGCTCTACGAGGGGCCGGGCCAGGAGGGTCTAGGGCTGGAGGGCGCTTACACCATCCAGGGGGAGGCCCGCTTCCGCCTCTACCTGGACGGATTCCTCTACCAGGAATGGACACCCTGA
- a CDS encoding YraN family protein, translating into MDTLRGRWAEEVALGHLLEKGYRLLGRNRRTPFGEVDLLMERDGVHVVVEVKQRSSRAFGTPLEALTPGKVARLLASARFLLGRDDLPVRLEAVLVHGNPRGFRLEHLVLEV; encoded by the coding sequence ATGGACACCCTGAGGGGGCGCTGGGCGGAGGAGGTGGCCCTGGGGCACCTCCTGGAAAAGGGCTACCGCCTCCTTGGGCGAAACCGCCGTACCCCCTTCGGCGAGGTGGACCTCCTCATGGAAAGGGACGGGGTCCACGTGGTGGTGGAGGTCAAGCAGAGGTCCTCGAGGGCCTTCGGCACCCCCCTGGAGGCCCTCACCCCGGGGAAGGTGGCCCGCCTCCTGGCTAGCGCCCGCTTCCTCCTGGGCCGGGATGACCTCCCGGTGCGCCTCGAGGCCGTCTTGGTCCACGGGAACCCGAGGGGCTTCCGCCTGGAGCACCTGGTCCTGGAAGTGTAG
- a CDS encoding response regulator: MRVLLVDDEPLQRLLLMRALAPLGVEVGEARNGREALDLLQEKPFHLVLTDLHMPVMDGLELTQALKAQDPLLPVILLTADREREVRLKGLQVGADDFLNRPVDLSELRLRVKGHLERRRLQEELEELEKTLLVLVRAVEAKDAYTAGHGERVARYALFGAEELSASPEELKDLRMGALLHDIGKVGIPDHILRGDHPLTEAERAYIRRHPVLGDEILRPLKAHPRLRPYVRWHHERPDGSGYPDGLREVPLLVQVLSAADIYDALTSGRAYRAPLKGEEALEVLEKEAREGRLSQEAVWALRSGLVRKRALGPR, from the coding sequence GTGCGGGTCCTCCTGGTGGACGACGAGCCCTTGCAGCGCCTCCTCCTCATGCGGGCCTTGGCCCCTTTGGGGGTGGAGGTGGGCGAGGCCAGGAACGGGAGGGAGGCCTTGGACCTCCTCCAGGAAAAGCCCTTCCACCTGGTCCTCACCGACCTCCACATGCCGGTGATGGACGGCCTCGAGCTCACCCAGGCCCTCAAGGCCCAGGACCCTTTGCTCCCCGTCATCCTCCTCACCGCAGACCGGGAGAGGGAGGTGCGCCTAAAGGGCCTCCAGGTGGGAGCCGACGACTTCCTGAACCGGCCCGTGGATCTCTCCGAGCTCAGGCTTCGGGTCAAGGGACATCTGGAGAGGCGGCGGCTTCAGGAGGAGCTGGAGGAGCTGGAGAAGACCCTCTTGGTCCTGGTGCGGGCGGTGGAGGCCAAGGACGCCTACACCGCGGGGCACGGGGAGCGGGTGGCCCGGTACGCCCTCTTTGGAGCGGAGGAACTTTCGGCCTCCCCCGAGGAACTCAAGGACCTGCGCATGGGGGCTCTCCTGCACGACATCGGCAAGGTGGGCATCCCCGACCATATCCTGCGGGGGGACCACCCCCTCACCGAGGCGGAGCGGGCCTACATCCGCAGGCACCCGGTGCTGGGAGACGAGATCCTGAGGCCCCTCAAGGCCCACCCCCGCCTTCGGCCCTACGTGCGCTGGCACCACGAGAGGCCCGATGGCTCGGGCTACCCGGACGGCCTCAGGGAGGTCCCCCTCTTGGTCCAGGTCCTGAGTGCGGCGGACATCTACGACGCCCTCACCAGCGGGAGGGCGTACCGTGCCCCCCTCAAAGGGGAGGAGGCCCTCGAGGTCCTGGAAAAGGAGGCCAGGGAGGGGAGGCTCTCCCAGGAGGCGGTGTGGGCCCTTAGGAGCGGCCTCGTCCGCAAAAGGGCCTTGGGGCCCCGCTAA
- the trmB gene encoding tRNA (guanosine(46)-N7)-methyltransferase TrmB yields the protein MLVRPALLPELPPSPKALFGREGPLAVEVGFGDGRFTALYAKAHPGRLILGAEVSAGSVQRALRRLRREGIGNVRLYLGEGGFALRNLVPERSILEVIVNFPDPWPKKRHQGRRLLREAFFRRLSTRLAQGGRLLLTTDHEEYFRFALEEAERTGLYRIETAPPPEAHLLTKYALKWREMGRPFFHAVFTKEAEDPHPWPPIRRYPMAHALLRGPLPEALALPQAPIRFPQGVALFLEVAKGERGFYVLTHVEEEDLTQDLLLEVRQSAHGLYAGVSRLGHPLITQGVKEAVKALVGALEGMGLEVVQDHT from the coding sequence GTGCTGGTTCGGCCCGCCCTTCTACCCGAGCTTCCCCCAAGCCCCAAGGCCCTCTTCGGCCGGGAAGGCCCCCTGGCGGTGGAGGTGGGTTTCGGGGACGGCCGCTTCACCGCCCTTTACGCCAAGGCCCACCCCGGGAGGCTCATCCTGGGGGCCGAGGTCTCGGCGGGGAGCGTCCAGCGGGCCCTCAGGCGGCTTAGGCGGGAGGGGATCGGGAACGTCCGCCTCTACCTGGGGGAGGGAGGCTTCGCCCTCAGGAACCTGGTGCCGGAAAGGAGCATCCTGGAGGTCATCGTCAACTTCCCCGACCCCTGGCCCAAGAAAAGGCACCAAGGTAGACGCCTCCTAAGGGAGGCCTTCTTCCGCCGCCTCTCCACCCGGCTGGCCCAGGGGGGAAGGCTCCTCCTCACCACCGACCACGAGGAATACTTCCGCTTCGCCTTGGAGGAGGCGGAAAGGACGGGGCTTTACCGCATAGAGACCGCGCCGCCCCCGGAGGCCCACCTCCTGACGAAGTACGCCCTCAAGTGGCGGGAGATGGGGCGGCCCTTCTTCCACGCCGTCTTCACCAAGGAGGCCGAGGACCCCCATCCCTGGCCTCCCATAAGGAGGTACCCCATGGCCCACGCCCTTCTAAGAGGCCCCCTGCCCGAGGCCCTCGCCCTGCCCCAGGCCCCCATCCGCTTCCCCCAAGGGGTGGCCCTCTTCCTAGAGGTCGCCAAAGGGGAAAGGGGCTTCTACGTCCTCACCCATGTGGAGGAGGAGGACCTCACCCAGGACCTCCTCCTGGAGGTGCGCCAAAGCGCCCACGGCCTTTATGCCGGAGTGAGCCGCCTCGGCCACCCCCTGATCACCCAAGGGGTCAAGGAGGCGGTAAAGGCCCTGGTGGGGGCCTTGGAGGGGATGGGCCTCGAGGTGGTCCAGGACCACACCTAA
- a CDS encoding MalY/PatB family protein has product MRLPPRKDSLKWGSYPEDVLPLWVADMDFPVAEPIRRAIGERAEGFLGYPPREGDRELKALLLERGGLEGEVALLPGVVVGLYAAVAAFTAPGQGVLTQVPIYPPFLSAIREQKRTLLANPLLETEAGYRLDLGGLERLAYASRLLLFCHPQNPTGRVFAEEELSALAQIARRHDLIVVSDELHAPLTYERPHVPLARFLPERTLTLLGPGKAYNLAGLPMGAAIGPKPLVEALRRHLPPTFPNVLAMAAWKAALLEGEGWLREILGKLRQNRDRVAAWAREMGLFHFPPEGTYLAWLKTPIPQAASHLLKEARVALNPGENFGEGYDRYVRLNFATYPEVLEEALRRLTQALRKA; this is encoded by the coding sequence ATGAGGCTTCCTCCCCGCAAGGACTCCCTGAAGTGGGGCTCCTACCCCGAGGACGTGCTCCCCCTCTGGGTGGCGGACATGGACTTCCCCGTGGCCGAGCCCATCCGGAGGGCCATAGGGGAGCGGGCGGAAGGGTTTTTGGGCTACCCGCCCCGGGAAGGGGACCGGGAGCTTAAGGCCCTCCTCCTGGAGAGGGGGGGCCTCGAGGGCGAGGTGGCCCTCCTCCCGGGGGTGGTGGTGGGGCTCTACGCCGCTGTGGCCGCCTTCACCGCTCCCGGGCAGGGGGTCCTGACCCAGGTGCCCATCTACCCCCCTTTCCTTTCCGCCATCCGCGAGCAGAAGCGCACCCTCCTGGCCAACCCCCTCCTGGAGACCGAGGCGGGCTACCGCCTGGACCTGGGGGGTCTCGAGCGCCTGGCCTACGCCAGCCGGCTCCTCCTCTTCTGCCACCCCCAGAACCCCACGGGCCGGGTCTTCGCCGAGGAGGAGCTTTCGGCCCTGGCCCAGATCGCCCGCAGGCACGACCTCATCGTGGTCTCCGACGAGCTCCACGCCCCCCTCACCTACGAGAGGCCCCACGTCCCCCTGGCCCGCTTCCTCCCCGAAAGGACCCTCACCCTTCTGGGCCCCGGCAAGGCCTACAACCTGGCGGGCCTGCCCATGGGGGCGGCCATCGGCCCCAAGCCCCTGGTGGAGGCCTTAAGGCGCCACCTCCCCCCCACCTTCCCCAACGTCCTGGCCATGGCCGCCTGGAAGGCGGCCCTCCTGGAGGGGGAAGGGTGGCTTAGGGAGATCCTTGGCAAACTGCGGCAGAACCGGGATCGGGTGGCGGCCTGGGCCCGGGAGATGGGCCTCTTCCACTTCCCCCCCGAGGGAACCTACCTGGCCTGGCTGAAGACCCCCATTCCCCAGGCGGCCTCCCACCTCCTGAAGGAGGCCCGGGTGGCCCTGAACCCCGGGGAGAACTTCGGAGAGGGGTACGACCGCTACGTGCGCCTCAACTTCGCCACCTACCCCGAGGTCCTGGAGGAGGCCCTGCGGAGGCTCACCCAGGCTTTAAGGAAAGCCTAA
- a CDS encoding Hsp20/alpha crystallin family protein, with product MALVRRDARSTEVTPFRTWGPLSLLEEANRLFEEVLGDFGRPMATYVAPSDLYETDEALVLEMAAPGLAPEDLEVSLEGNKLTVRGQVKPVEEAKARRYYLQEIPHGSFVRTFALPVEVKGDEARAEFRHGILRLTLPKVAEARAKRIPIEVVQ from the coding sequence ATGGCCCTGGTGCGTAGGGATGCTCGTTCCACCGAGGTTACGCCCTTCAGGACCTGGGGTCCCCTCTCCCTCCTGGAGGAGGCCAACCGGCTCTTTGAGGAGGTCTTGGGCGATTTTGGTCGCCCCATGGCCACCTACGTGGCCCCGTCGGACCTCTACGAGACCGACGAGGCCCTGGTCCTGGAGATGGCCGCGCCCGGCCTGGCCCCTGAGGACCTGGAGGTGAGCCTCGAGGGCAACAAGCTCACCGTACGGGGCCAGGTGAAGCCGGTGGAGGAGGCCAAGGCCCGCCGCTACTACCTGCAGGAGATCCCCCATGGCTCCTTCGTGCGCACCTTCGCCCTCCCCGTGGAGGTGAAGGGGGACGAGGCCAGGGCGGAGTTCCGCCACGGCATCCTCCGGCTCACCCTGCCCAAGGTGGCCGAGGCCCGGGCCAAGCGGATCCCCATTGAGGTGGTCCAGTAA
- a CDS encoding sulfurtransferase, with amino-acid sequence MELPKDAVLVDTRPRPAYEAGHLPGARHLDLSAPRLRLREEAELRALEAALTELFQSLGLKGRVVLYDEGLTSRLCRTAFFLGLGGLEVELWTEGWEALATEKEEPKPEPTDTVARLRRDWLLTVDEAARHPLLLDVRSPEEHKGLVYPPCCPRGGRIPGSRNAPLELFLEPRTVLERLGLEPGQEVGLYCHSGARSSLAFFILRSLGVKARNYLGSLHEWLQEGLPTEP; translated from the coding sequence ATGGAGCTTCCTAAAGACGCGGTCCTGGTGGACACGAGGCCCCGCCCTGCCTACGAGGCGGGCCACCTCCCCGGGGCCCGGCACCTGGACCTCTCCGCTCCTCGGCTTCGCTTGAGGGAAGAAGCGGAGCTAAGGGCCCTCGAGGCGGCTCTCACCGAGCTCTTCCAGAGCCTGGGCCTGAAAGGCCGGGTGGTCCTCTACGATGAGGGCCTCACCAGCCGCCTCTGCCGCACCGCCTTCTTCCTGGGGCTTGGGGGGCTGGAGGTGGAGCTTTGGACCGAGGGCTGGGAGGCCCTAGCCACGGAGAAGGAGGAGCCCAAGCCCGAGCCCACGGACACCGTGGCCCGCCTCAGGCGGGACTGGCTCCTCACCGTTGATGAGGCCGCCCGCCACCCCCTCCTCCTGGACGTGCGGAGCCCCGAGGAGCACAAGGGCCTGGTCTACCCCCCCTGCTGCCCCCGGGGGGGGCGCATCCCCGGAAGCAGGAACGCCCCCCTGGAGCTCTTTCTGGAACCAAGGACCGTGCTGGAGCGGCTGGGGCTGGAACCGGGGCAGGAGGTGGGACTCTACTGCCACTCCGGGGCCCGGAGCTCCCTCGCCTTCTTCATCCTGAGGAGCCTCGGGGTCAAGGCCCGGAACTACCTGGGTTCGCTGCACGAGTGGCTCCAGGAGGGCCTGCCCACGGAGCCATGA
- a CDS encoding MBL fold metallo-hydrolase, translating to MRAFRLTVGPLGENAYLVETPLGGVFVDPGDEAPRLLALAEEAGIPPRAILLTHAHFDHLGAVAPLVEALGLPVFLHPLDLPLYEKAAETAALFGLTIPPPPPGVEPLEEGMEVYGLKVWHLPGHSPGHVAFLDQEGNQVFSGDLLFQGSVGRYDLPGADPEALFSSLKRLLTLPPETQVHPGHGPSTTLGLEARTNPFLLGLEWEA from the coding sequence ATGAGGGCCTTCCGCCTCACCGTGGGCCCCTTGGGGGAGAACGCCTACCTGGTGGAAACCCCCCTGGGCGGGGTCTTCGTAGACCCGGGGGACGAGGCCCCAAGGCTCCTCGCCCTAGCGGAGGAGGCGGGGATCCCCCCCAGGGCCATCCTCCTCACCCACGCCCACTTTGACCACCTGGGGGCGGTGGCCCCCCTGGTGGAGGCTTTGGGCCTTCCCGTCTTCCTCCACCCCCTGGACCTGCCCCTCTACGAGAAGGCAGCGGAGACGGCCGCCCTCTTCGGCCTCACCATCCCGCCCCCGCCCCCCGGGGTAGAGCCCCTGGAGGAGGGGATGGAGGTCTATGGCCTAAAGGTCTGGCACCTGCCTGGGCATAGCCCCGGTCACGTGGCCTTCTTGGACCAGGAAGGGAACCAGGTCTTCTCCGGGGACCTCCTCTTCCAGGGAAGCGTGGGCCGCTACGACCTCCCCGGGGCCGACCCCGAGGCCCTCTTTTCCTCCCTCAAGCGCCTCCTCACCCTGCCCCCGGAAACCCAGGTCCACCCCGGGCACGGGCCAAGCACCACCTTGGGCCTCGAGGCCCGCACCAACCCCTTTCTTCTGGGTTTAGAATGGGAGGCGTGA
- a CDS encoding zinc ribbon domain-containing protein — protein sequence MGGVNGAEALRALHALQEKDLEIDRLQKEAETLPEDLLALKARVEALEAELMALLERQAELRKAYARHSLDIEDLAAKEKQAEAEQRQAQSAREQTQYENRIQQIKDRIRELLELSTPIMEAMEEVEAAIARVEEVLTGLKPRLEELLRENAERVEALKGEILKLQGEREAMAQGIPAPVLKEYEAIRRAKRGTGVVRMLPKGQVFRCEGCNVVLPTHVAQKVIQAHLTRCPSCGRLLWKGEA from the coding sequence ATGGGAGGCGTGAACGGGGCGGAGGCACTGAGGGCACTGCACGCGCTACAGGAAAAGGACCTGGAAATAGACCGATTGCAAAAGGAAGCGGAAACCCTTCCCGAAGACCTCCTTGCCCTAAAGGCCCGGGTGGAGGCCCTGGAGGCGGAGCTCATGGCCCTCCTGGAACGCCAGGCGGAGCTCAGAAAAGCCTACGCCCGCCACAGCCTGGACATAGAGGACCTTGCGGCCAAGGAAAAGCAGGCGGAGGCGGAGCAGCGCCAGGCGCAGAGCGCCCGCGAGCAGACCCAGTACGAGAACCGCATCCAGCAGATCAAGGACCGCATCCGGGAGCTTTTGGAGCTCTCCACCCCCATCATGGAGGCCATGGAGGAGGTGGAAGCGGCGATCGCCCGGGTGGAGGAGGTCCTTACGGGCCTCAAGCCCCGCCTAGAGGAACTTCTGAGGGAAAACGCTGAGCGGGTGGAGGCCCTAAAGGGGGAGATCCTCAAGCTCCAGGGGGAGCGGGAGGCCATGGCCCAGGGGATCCCTGCCCCTGTGCTCAAGGAGTACGAGGCCATCCGCAGGGCCAAGCGGGGGACCGGGGTGGTGCGCATGCTGCCGAAGGGCCAGGTCTTTCGCTGCGAGGGGTGCAACGTGGTCCTGCCCACCCACGTAGCCCAGAAGGTGATCCAGGCGCACCTTACCCGCTGCCCCTCCTGCGGCCGCCTTCTCTGGAAGGGAGAGGCCTAG
- a CDS encoding OsmC family protein, with the protein MAVRKAEAVWEGGLRSGQGVMKLGSQAFQGPYSFPSRFEEGEGTNPEELIAAAHAGCFSMALSASLEREGFPPKRVSTEARVHLEMVEGKPTITRIELFTEAEVPGIAPEKFQEIAQAAKEGCPVSRALAGVGEIALEARLL; encoded by the coding sequence ATGGCGGTGAGAAAAGCCGAAGCGGTTTGGGAAGGCGGGCTGCGTTCGGGGCAAGGGGTTATGAAGCTCGGCAGCCAGGCCTTCCAGGGCCCCTACTCCTTCCCCTCCCGCTTTGAGGAGGGGGAGGGGACCAACCCCGAGGAGCTCATCGCCGCAGCCCATGCGGGGTGCTTCTCCATGGCCCTTTCCGCTTCCCTGGAGCGGGAGGGGTTCCCTCCCAAGCGGGTCTCCACCGAGGCCCGGGTGCACCTGGAGATGGTGGAGGGCAAGCCTACCATTACCCGTATTGAGCTCTTTACCGAGGCGGAGGTGCCGGGGATCGCCCCGGAGAAGTTCCAGGAGATCGCCCAGGCCGCCAAGGAGGGTTGTCCCGTTTCCCGGGCTCTGGCGGGAGTGGGGGAGATTGCCCTCGAGGCCCGCCTTCTCTAG